Proteins encoded in a region of the bacterium genome:
- a CDS encoding ABC transporter ATP-binding protein, with protein sequence MAAPAPAALVSEGVTAKLRIREVSVAFRTRKGAELVAVDRLSLDVADREIVSIVGPSGCGKSTLLRLIAGLVRPSSGEIWLDGHQVMDPGADRGMVFQSYTLFPWLTVQGNVEFGPRLRGVPDVTRQEAARRFINMVGLAGFEHAYPKELSGGMMQRVAIARALANDPEVLLMDEPFGALDAQTRAFMGELLLDIWQKSPKTILFVTHDIEEALFLGDRVYVMTARPGRFRAEVSLPLPRPRTLEVTTSEEFVSAKRRVLAMIREETARTMGAGVGADDGRTV encoded by the coding sequence GTGGCTGCACCGGCGCCTGCTGCCCTGGTCTCCGAAGGCGTGACCGCCAAGCTCCGCATCCGCGAGGTCTCCGTGGCGTTCCGCACGCGAAAGGGCGCGGAACTCGTCGCCGTCGACCGCCTCTCGCTCGACGTCGCCGACCGCGAGATCGTCAGCATCGTCGGCCCGTCCGGATGCGGCAAGAGCACGCTGCTGCGCCTCATCGCCGGTCTGGTGCGGCCGTCCTCCGGGGAGATCTGGCTGGACGGCCACCAAGTCATGGATCCCGGGGCCGACCGGGGGATGGTGTTTCAATCCTACACCCTGTTCCCCTGGCTCACGGTCCAAGGCAACGTGGAGTTCGGTCCGCGCCTGCGCGGAGTCCCCGACGTGACGCGTCAAGAGGCCGCCCGGCGGTTCATCAACATGGTCGGGCTTGCCGGGTTCGAGCACGCCTACCCCAAAGAACTCTCGGGGGGCATGATGCAGCGGGTGGCGATTGCCAGGGCGCTGGCCAACGATCCCGAAGTGCTGTTGATGGACGAGCCGTTCGGCGCCCTGGACGCGCAGACCCGGGCGTTCATGGGTGAGCTGCTGCTGGACATCTGGCAGAAGTCGCCGAAGACGATCTTGTTCGTCACCCACGACATCGAGGAAGCCCTCTTCCTCGGCGATCGCGTCTATGTGATGACTGCCCGCCCCGGGCGGTTCAGGGCGGAGGTGTCGCTGCCGCTTCCGCGCCCCCGCACGCTCGAGGTGACGACCTCCGAAGAGTTCGTGAGCGCGAAACGCCGGGTGCTGGCGATGATCCGCGAGGAGACCGCCCGAACGATGGGTGCCGGAGTAGGAGCCGATGACGGACGGACGGTTTGA
- a CDS encoding arginase family protein has product MTDGRFEPPNAFQSPRFAQLSTFMRLPHTRDPAGLDAAILGIPFDGGVSFRPGARFGPKEIRNHSLLIRPYNPVVRTSPFARLRVADCGDVDTNPMDILDTYGRIEAAVGGILEAGAIPACVGGDHSISLPILRAVARRHGPVALVHFDSHQDMWEQYFGNRYFHGTPFRRALEEGLYLPGATVQFGIRGPVYGEGDFEFGETHGVTVVRAEEIHRDGVEAALARLDRVRGR; this is encoded by the coding sequence ATGACGGACGGACGGTTTGAGCCCCCCAACGCATTCCAGTCTCCCCGGTTCGCCCAGCTCTCCACGTTCATGCGGCTTCCCCACACCAGGGATCCCGCCGGCCTCGACGCCGCCATCCTCGGGATTCCATTTGACGGCGGGGTCAGCTTCCGCCCGGGCGCCCGGTTCGGGCCGAAGGAAATCCGCAACCACTCGCTGCTGATCCGGCCCTACAACCCGGTGGTGCGCACCTCGCCGTTCGCACGCCTCAGGGTGGCCGACTGCGGCGACGTCGACACGAATCCCATGGACATCCTCGATACCTACGGCCGGATCGAAGCCGCCGTCGGGGGGATCCTCGAGGCGGGCGCGATTCCCGCCTGCGTCGGAGGCGACCACTCGATCTCGCTCCCCATTCTGCGCGCGGTGGCGCGCAGGCACGGTCCGGTCGCGCTCGTGCACTTCGACAGTCACCAGGATATGTGGGAGCAGTACTTTGGCAACCGGTACTTCCACGGCACGCCGTTCCGGCGGGCGCTCGAGGAGGGCCTCTACCTGCCCGGGGCCACCGTGCAGTTCGGGATCCGCGGCCCGGTGTACGGGGAAGGGGACTTCGAGTTTGGAGAGACGCACGGCGTCACGGTGGTGCGGGCCGAGGAGATCCACCGCGACGGTGTGGAAGCGGCCCTCGCGCGCCTCGATCGCGTCAGGGGGCGCAA